In the Candidatus Deferrimicrobiaceae bacterium genome, one interval contains:
- the fabF gene encoding beta-ketoacyl-ACP synthase II — MRRVVVTGLGAVTPLGVGVGPTWEAILAGKSGVGRITKFDPSGFPTTIAAEVKEFAPEDYVDKKEVKRMDPFIHLAMASAQFAMSDSGLTIDEKLAPRVGVYMGSGLGGLSTLERYHQAYLEEGVRKISPFFIPMLISNLAPGHIAIRYGAKGPNITTTTACAASSHAIGEALLAIRRGVCDAVIAGGTEATITPMALGGFCAMKALSTRNDDPTGASRPFDKDRDGFVMGEGAAILILEELEFARKRGAKIYAELCGYGASGDAHHITAPAPGGEGAARCMQAAVSDARVNPAEVDIINAHGTSTPYNDMFETMAIKTVFGDHAYQMMVSSTKSMTGHLLGAAGAIEGVFSVLSIHDGVVPPTINYEMPDPECDLDYVPNEARRAEVRYALSNSFGFGGTNSCLLFGAFTG, encoded by the coding sequence ATGCGGAGGGTGGTAGTCACGGGGCTGGGGGCCGTCACGCCGCTGGGAGTCGGCGTGGGACCCACCTGGGAGGCGATCCTCGCGGGCAAATCGGGGGTGGGGCGGATCACGAAGTTCGACCCGTCGGGTTTTCCCACCACGATCGCAGCCGAGGTCAAGGAGTTCGCGCCCGAGGACTATGTCGATAAGAAAGAGGTCAAACGGATGGACCCTTTCATCCATCTGGCCATGGCTTCCGCCCAATTCGCGATGAGCGACTCCGGGTTGACGATCGACGAGAAGCTGGCGCCGCGCGTCGGTGTGTACATGGGCAGCGGCCTGGGGGGCCTCTCGACGCTGGAGCGATACCACCAGGCCTATCTCGAGGAGGGGGTTCGCAAGATCAGCCCGTTCTTCATCCCCATGCTCATCTCCAATCTCGCCCCCGGGCACATCGCGATCCGGTACGGCGCGAAGGGGCCGAACATCACGACGACCACCGCGTGCGCCGCGTCCAGCCACGCGATCGGGGAAGCGTTGCTGGCGATCCGCCGAGGCGTCTGTGACGCGGTAATCGCAGGGGGAACCGAGGCGACCATCACTCCCATGGCATTGGGGGGATTCTGCGCGATGAAGGCCCTCTCCACGCGCAACGACGACCCCACGGGCGCATCGAGGCCTTTCGACAAGGACCGGGACGGGTTCGTCATGGGGGAGGGGGCGGCGATCCTCATCCTCGAGGAGCTCGAGTTCGCCAGAAAGCGGGGAGCGAAAATCTACGCGGAGCTGTGCGGCTACGGCGCATCGGGCGACGCGCACCATATCACGGCGCCCGCGCCGGGCGGGGAAGGTGCCGCGCGCTGCATGCAGGCGGCGGTCTCCGATGCGCGGGTGAATCCCGCGGAGGTCGATATCATCAACGCCCACGGGACGTCCACGCCCTACAACGACATGTTCGAAACCATGGCGATCAAGACCGTGTTCGGGGACCACGCGTATCAAATGATGGTGAGCTCCACGAAGTCGATGACCGGACATCTCCTCGGCGCGGCCGGAGCCATCGAGGGGGTCTTCTCCGTCCTGTCGATCCACGACGGGGTCGTTCCCCCGACGATCAACTACGAGATGCCCGACCCCGAATGCGACCTGGACTACGTGCCCAACGAGGCGCGCCGGGCGGAGGTCCGGTACGCCCTCTCCAACTCGTTCGGCTTCGGGGGAACGAACTCGTGCCTGCTGTTCGGGGCTTTCACGGGATGA
- the acpP gene encoding acyl carrier protein, producing the protein MSVEKKVKEIVAEQLGRDVNEVTNEASFIDDLGADSLDIVELVMAMEDEFGIEIPDEEAEKIKTVKDVIEYIKANAK; encoded by the coding sequence ATGTCGGTAGAGAAAAAAGTGAAGGAGATCGTGGCCGAGCAGCTCGGAAGGGACGTGAACGAAGTGACCAACGAGGCGTCGTTCATCGACGACCTGGGCGCGGATTCCCTCGACATCGTGGAGCTGGTGATGGCGATGGAGGACGAGTTCGGGATCGAGATCCCGGACGAAGAGGCGGAAAAGATCAAGACCGTCAAGGATGTCATCGAATACATCAAGGCGAACGCGAAGTAG
- the fabG gene encoding 3-oxoacyl-[acyl-carrier-protein] reductase — translation MRLSGKVALVTGSARGIGKTIVERFAAEGAVVVLSDVTNEAAAAETLAAIVGAGGKGMVEMFDVGDAAQVDAAVQRILAEQGRIDILVNNAGITRDNLLMRLSEEDFDAVLRTNLKGTFLLTKAVSRHMMKQRSGRIVNLSSVVGQMGNAGQSNYSAAKAGIIGFTKSMARELASRGVTVNAIAPGFIMTAMTAALPENVRNGFLNQIPMGKFGTPEDVAELTVYLASDGASYVTGQVIGINGGLYM, via the coding sequence ATGCGGCTTTCCGGCAAAGTGGCATTGGTCACGGGCTCTGCGCGGGGCATCGGGAAGACCATCGTGGAACGATTCGCCGCGGAGGGCGCCGTCGTGGTGTTAAGCGATGTCACCAACGAGGCGGCAGCGGCGGAGACGCTTGCCGCCATTGTGGGCGCGGGGGGGAAGGGAATGGTGGAAATGTTCGACGTGGGCGACGCCGCCCAGGTCGACGCCGCAGTCCAGCGCATTCTCGCGGAGCAGGGCCGTATCGACATCCTCGTGAACAACGCCGGGATCACTCGGGACAATTTGCTGATGCGCCTGTCGGAGGAGGATTTCGACGCCGTCCTGCGGACGAATCTCAAGGGGACGTTTCTACTGACGAAGGCCGTATCGAGACATATGATGAAGCAGCGCAGCGGCCGGATCGTCAACCTGAGTTCCGTCGTGGGGCAGATGGGCAATGCCGGGCAGTCGAATTATTCCGCGGCGAAGGCCGGCATCATCGGGTTCACGAAGTCGATGGCGCGCGAGCTGGCCTCGCGAGGCGTTACCGTAAACGCGATCGCGCCGGGGTTCATCATGACGGCCATGACGGCGGCGTTGCCGGAGAACGTCCGGAATGGGTTTCTCAATCAGATCCCGATGGGAAAATTCGGCACCCCAGAAGACGTAGCAGAACTCACGGTCTACCTTGCCTCCGATGGCGCCTCGTACGTCACCGGGCAGGTGATCGGGATTAACGGCGGGTTATACATGTGA
- the fabD gene encoding ACP S-malonyltransferase codes for MGIGLLFPGQASQFPGMGKELHDAYPVAREVFREASEALGFSLADLCFRGSEEDLRRTENTQPSIFTVSVAAYRVLAEEAGIRPLCAAGHSLGEYSALVAAGALSLKDAVLLLRSRGKYMQEAVPLGEGAMAAVIGLSPETVAAVCREAGREGVVEPANYNGGGQIVISGSAAAVAAACEAAKSAGAKMVMPLPVSAPFHCSLMEPAALRLAPELRAAKAGMFAFPVVANVTAEAYPQGEGVAETLLRQIVSPVRWEEGVRRMRAMGVTSFLEVGPGKVLSGLVRRIERDLPVAAFCAPADLSAVRGLAGRSFSLYGR; via the coding sequence ATGGGGATCGGACTGCTTTTTCCCGGCCAGGCGTCCCAGTTCCCCGGGATGGGGAAAGAGCTCCACGACGCCTACCCGGTTGCCCGGGAGGTGTTCCGAGAGGCCTCGGAAGCGCTCGGCTTCTCTTTGGCCGACCTGTGCTTCCGCGGGTCGGAGGAGGATCTCCGGCGGACCGAGAACACCCAGCCTTCCATCTTCACCGTGAGCGTCGCCGCGTACCGCGTCCTCGCGGAGGAGGCCGGGATCCGTCCCCTTTGCGCGGCGGGGCACTCGCTCGGGGAATATTCGGCCCTTGTGGCCGCAGGCGCCCTGTCCCTCAAAGACGCCGTCTTGCTCCTCCGGTCGCGGGGAAAGTACATGCAGGAAGCCGTCCCGCTGGGGGAGGGGGCGATGGCGGCTGTGATCGGCCTTTCGCCGGAAACCGTAGCGGCGGTTTGCCGCGAGGCCGGACGCGAAGGGGTGGTCGAGCCGGCGAACTACAACGGCGGAGGCCAGATCGTGATTTCCGGGAGCGCGGCTGCGGTGGCCGCCGCGTGCGAGGCGGCGAAATCGGCCGGCGCGAAGATGGTGATGCCGCTCCCGGTGAGCGCTCCGTTTCACTGCTCGCTGATGGAGCCCGCCGCGTTGCGGCTCGCCCCCGAACTGCGGGCGGCGAAGGCCGGGATGTTCGCCTTCCCGGTGGTCGCCAACGTGACGGCGGAAGCCTATCCGCAGGGGGAGGGGGTGGCGGAAACCCTTCTGCGTCAGATCGTGTCGCCCGTTCGCTGGGAGGAGGGCGTGCGCAGGATGCGCGCCATGGGGGTGACGTCGTTTCTGGAAGTGGGGCCGGGGAAGGTCCTCTCCGGACTGGTGCGCAGGATCGAGAGGGATCTCCCGGTGGCTGCTTTCTGCGCGCCCGCGGACCTGTCCGCCGTCCGGGGCCTGGCCGGAAGAAGTTTTTCCTTGTACGGTCGCTGA
- a CDS encoding beta-ketoacyl-ACP synthase III: MGSRMIGLGMHAPPKTLTNKTLETMVDTSDSWILDRTGIKLRRLAEPGSATSDLCLEASRRALADAGVSPSEIDIIVVGTCTPDMPLPSTACFLQMKLGASRAFALDLNAACSGFLYSLSTADAMIRAGRGKKALVVGGEILSTVTDYTDRNTCILFGDGAGAVVLSECPEGEGVLSCHLHSDGNLWELIYAPGGGTVHPFGPEVAENRMHAIRMAGNETFKQAVTKMVEVSLEALKHNNVEISDVALFVPHQANMRIINAVGKRLGIPGEKVFINLERYGNTSAASVPIALAEAREEGRFKKGDLLLLASFGAGLTWGSALVRM, translated from the coding sequence GTGGGATCCAGGATGATCGGGCTGGGGATGCATGCCCCGCCGAAAACGCTGACCAATAAAACACTGGAGACGATGGTCGATACGTCCGACTCGTGGATCCTGGATCGGACGGGGATCAAGCTGCGGCGTCTCGCCGAACCGGGAAGCGCGACGTCCGACCTCTGCCTGGAGGCGTCCCGGCGCGCACTGGCCGACGCGGGCGTAAGCCCCTCCGAGATCGACATCATCGTCGTCGGGACCTGCACTCCCGACATGCCGCTGCCGTCCACCGCATGCTTTCTGCAGATGAAGCTGGGCGCCTCGCGGGCCTTCGCGCTGGATCTGAACGCCGCATGCTCCGGTTTCCTCTATTCCCTTTCCACGGCGGACGCGATGATCCGCGCCGGCCGCGGCAAGAAGGCGCTCGTCGTGGGAGGCGAGATCCTCTCGACCGTCACCGACTACACGGACCGGAACACCTGCATCCTCTTCGGGGACGGGGCGGGAGCGGTGGTCCTCTCGGAGTGCCCGGAGGGGGAGGGGGTGCTGAGCTGCCATCTCCACTCCGACGGGAACCTCTGGGAGCTGATCTACGCCCCGGGAGGGGGGACGGTCCACCCGTTCGGGCCGGAGGTCGCGGAAAACCGGATGCATGCGATCCGCATGGCGGGCAATGAGACGTTCAAGCAGGCGGTGACCAAAATGGTCGAGGTTTCCCTCGAAGCCCTCAAGCACAACAACGTGGAGATATCGGACGTCGCCCTCTTCGTGCCGCACCAGGCGAACATGCGCATCATCAATGCGGTCGGCAAACGCCTCGGCATCCCCGGGGAAAAGGTGTTCATCAACCTCGAGCGGTACGGGAACACCTCCGCCGCATCGGTCCCGATCGCTCTCGCGGAAGCCCGCGAGGAGGGCAGATTCAAGAAAGGGGACCTTCTGCTCCTCGCGTCCTTCGGCGCGGGACTGACGTGGGGATCCGCCCTCGTGCGGATGTAA
- the plsX gene encoding phosphate acyltransferase PlsX, whose protein sequence is MKIAVDAMGGDHAPAEVVRGAVHASREFHLPIVLVGREERIREELRRAGAGADELEVENATEAVEMQDAPGVALRKKKDSSIRVGLNLVADGKASSFVSAGNSGAVMGGALMILRKIRGVDRPAIAATIPTPTGPIVLIDAGANVGCKPVHLLQFGCMGEAYARKILGIPRPRVGVLSIGEEETKGTDLTRETAALFRKTGLAFVGNVEGRDFFVGKADVFVCDGFVGNVVLKTMEGMATALVDFLKEEILKSQMAKVGALLAGGAIRRVKTRLDYAEYGGAPLLGVKGGVVICHGLSDARAMKNAIRAAGSLHQCGVEEEIARAIS, encoded by the coding sequence ATGAAAATAGCGGTCGACGCGATGGGAGGGGATCACGCTCCGGCAGAGGTGGTCCGGGGAGCGGTCCATGCGTCCCGGGAGTTCCATCTTCCCATCGTTCTCGTCGGCCGGGAGGAACGGATCCGGGAGGAGTTGCGCCGGGCGGGAGCGGGGGCGGACGAACTGGAAGTGGAAAACGCTACCGAGGCCGTGGAGATGCAGGACGCCCCGGGCGTGGCCCTCCGGAAGAAGAAGGACTCCTCCATCCGCGTGGGGCTCAACCTCGTGGCGGACGGGAAGGCTTCCTCCTTCGTGAGCGCGGGGAATTCCGGCGCGGTGATGGGCGGGGCGCTCATGATCCTCCGGAAGATCCGGGGGGTCGACCGGCCGGCGATCGCCGCGACGATCCCGACCCCCACGGGCCCCATCGTCCTCATCGACGCGGGGGCGAACGTGGGGTGCAAGCCGGTGCATCTGTTGCAGTTCGGGTGCATGGGCGAAGCGTATGCGCGGAAGATCCTCGGAATTCCTCGCCCCCGCGTAGGGGTATTGAGCATCGGGGAAGAAGAGACCAAGGGAACGGACCTCACCCGGGAGACGGCCGCCCTCTTCCGGAAGACCGGCCTGGCCTTCGTGGGAAACGTGGAGGGGAGGGATTTCTTTGTCGGCAAGGCCGACGTGTTCGTCTGCGACGGGTTTGTGGGAAACGTCGTCCTGAAGACCATGGAGGGGATGGCGACGGCCCTGGTCGATTTCCTGAAGGAGGAGATCCTCAAGTCCCAGATGGCGAAGGTGGGGGCCCTGCTGGCAGGGGGGGCGATCCGGCGGGTCAAGACGAGGCTGGACTACGCGGAATACGGGGGTGCGCCACTGCTCGGGGTGAAGGGGGGGGTCGTGATCTGCCACGGGTTGTCGGACGCGCGAGCGATGAAAAACGCGATTCGCGCCGCGGGATCGCTTCACCAGTGCGGCGTGGAAGAGGAAATCGCCCGGGCGATTTCCTGA
- a CDS encoding DUF177 domain-containing protein, with amino-acid sequence MNSYPLRSCRMLSVTLLLFLEGRDLETSGSFAAEGEGACDRCTEPVALRLEREFQTIYVPADRGPAEAGDLELRAGDLDIAFYDGAGIEVADIFWEQVALSLPAKVLCREDCRGICPQCGADRNRTECDCSGETRQGPFGVLKTLRKEKE; translated from the coding sequence ATGAATTCCTACCCCCTCCGGTCGTGCCGGATGCTTTCGGTCACCCTCCTCCTCTTTCTGGAGGGGAGGGATCTGGAGACCAGCGGGTCCTTCGCCGCCGAGGGAGAAGGCGCGTGCGACCGTTGCACGGAGCCCGTCGCACTCCGGCTGGAGAGGGAGTTTCAGACGATTTACGTCCCGGCGGACCGGGGCCCCGCCGAGGCCGGGGACCTCGAACTGCGGGCGGGAGACCTCGATATCGCCTTTTACGACGGGGCGGGGATCGAGGTGGCGGACATCTTCTGGGAGCAGGTGGCGCTCTCCCTTCCGGCCAAGGTGCTGTGCCGGGAGGATTGCCGCGGGATCTGCCCGCAATGCGGCGCGGACAGGAATCGAACGGAGTGCGATTGTTCCGGGGAAACGAGGCAAGGGCCGTTCGGCGTATTGAAGACTTTGAGGAAAGAAAAGGAGTAG